In Nostocoides sp. HKS02, the DNA window CGTCGACCGCTCGTCATCGAGACCTCCCTGCGCACGTCCGCCGTCTCCCTGCACAACCCTGCTCCACTGCCCGACCGGTCCGACTTCGAGGATGTGGGATGACCCAGACCAGGATCTACGTGCCCCTGACCGCCGCCGGAGTGCGACGACTGGCCGCCGACCGCCAGATCGGCAGCGGCAGCCTGCGGGCCTTCGCCGTGACCGGGCGAGTGGAGCGGGCAGACCCGACCGGCGACGAGGAGGAGTGGGAGTATGCCGCCCTGACCGAGTCGGTCGAGGCGGCCACGGCCGCGCGTGGCTCGCAGGAGCGGCGCGTCATCGCCGCCGCCGACGTGGACCCGACCTGGGTGCAGGAGCAGGGTGACACGCCGGCATCGGTGCAGATCTCGTCACCGGTGCCGCTGTCGAGAGTCGTGTCGTTCCACGTGGACGAGTCGCCGGGCGACGAGGGGATGGACGACCTGCTCTGGTACGACGCGACCGAGCTCGAGGAAGTCCTGCGCCTGCTCTGACCGGTGCTGGTCAGGTGGCGCCGGATCCAGGGGCCGTCTCGGGTGGTGTCACCGCGGGTGGCGTCAGCGACGGACGGCCGAGGCCGGCACCCTCGGGCACGGCGATGACGGTCTCGGGGCCAGCCAGTCGCACGCGCCCGGTGAACTGCCAGCCGGTGAGGTCGCCCGCGGGTAGCTCGTCGCGGTTGACCGCGACGGACAGTTCTCCGCCAACGGTCTCGCGCAGGAGGTTGGGATCGGCCTCGGTGGTGACCGCGGCACCGACGTCGTCCGCGGCACTGACGTCGTCCGCGGCACTGACCTTGAGCCGGACCACATCCCACCGGTCGACGGTCTCGTGCCGGTGCCTGTCGATCACCCGGCCGGTGAGGATCGTCTGGTTCTCGATGGGACTGACCACGCACATCACCTCCGCTGGCCGGTCACGTCCGCGACCGGCTCGGTCTTGCCGGCGAGCAGGCGCACGAGCGCCTCGCTGATCGGCTGGCCGGTGTTCGACTCGAAGTAACTGTAGCCGGGCATCGGGTTGACCTCGAAGCACACCATGTCCCCTGACGGCGTCTCGCGCAGGTCGATCCCGACGAAGGGCAACGACAGCGACGCCGCAAGGTCGACGCACCGCTGCGCCACGTCGTCGCTCAGGGTGGTCGCGGTGAGGTCCGCATCGAGGCCCTCCCGCGCGGCATACCGGTAGTCGGTGGCGGCGCACTCGATCCGCGTGGCGAACACCTCGCCGCCCACGACGTGCACCCGCACGTCGACGCCCTCGACGAACGCCTGGAACTGGGTCGGCAGCGTCCGGACGCGCTCGAGTCGGCCGAGGTACCCCGCGTCGAGGCGCTGCACGATCGAGCGCACGCCGCTGATCGACTTGAAGACCACCCCGCCGACGCGGTCCGCGAACTCGACCACCTCGTCGGGGTCGGTGGTGACCAACGACTCGGGGACGGCGAACCCGGCGGCGGCGATGAGCTGGGCCTGGAACGGCTTGCTCGAGTTGGAGTGCATGGTGCGGGGCCGGTTCACCACCCGCGCGTCGGCCGTGTCGAGCCAC includes these proteins:
- a CDS encoding RimK family alpha-L-glutamate ligase; this translates as MILFFGYGDDPALSRAVRAAERLEAEHLVLDQQALDGCDFSVVEWGGAVAGQLRVPWARVPLADFDAAYARPLAPVAHDPVAHQRESAIADAVVSWLDTADARVVNRPRTMHSNSSKPFQAQLIAAAGFAVPESLVTTDPDEVVEFADRVGGVVFKSISGVRSIVQRLDAGYLGRLERVRTLPTQFQAFVEGVDVRVHVVGGEVFATRIECAATDYRYAAREGLDADLTATTLSDDVAQRCVDLAASLSLPFVGIDLRETPSGDMVCFEVNPMPGYSYFESNTGQPISEALVRLLAGKTEPVADVTGQRR